The genomic window attttggttaaattctGCTTAGCAAAATGCCCcccaaataaaattaaatactatAAACACCAAGTTTACAAGCCAAAACCAACTACACTACTAcagtatttttaattttaaagaatCCACAACATACACCATTAATATCATAATCTCAAACCCAACTTTAATGACTTTTGATTGCCACTTAAAACATCTCTACAATACCTCATTTTACATGCTCCAATTCCCCATTACCAACTATAATCTTACTCCATCTCTTATTCACCACTTACATTTTTCCAAATCACattctcaccaaaaaaaaactgatttcattataaaaactctcaacatttttttccaaatataatcaaaatagttttcaaaaGTAGTCTTGACTTTCaacattacttttttttttttttaacatcttcaTTTTATTGATATTGTACTTTCAACATTCCTTTTCCTCCAAGGCTTTCAAACAAGAtaatttgtcttcttttttttttaatttatttaaaatctttttttaatgatgTATAATTGGAGCCTCCTTTAAATTAGGGCCCAAACGGTGGCTTCTTTTAGATTATAACCCAGGGCCGGCGCAACCCTTCTTCTTAACAAAAACCTTTTGATTCCAattgttcttctctcttcttcttcttcttcttcttcttcttcttcgccgcttcttctctctcgaaTTCACCCCATCTCAAGTAAGCTTCTCCTATTTCCTTGTTATACCAAACAAACACCATCTTCAAGTCAATTGATTTTGTTACCCTAATTGTTCCCGTCCCCGTCTTGTAATATAATcgaaaaatcgaaactttctGTTTTAGAGACATGGATTTTGTGAACCCTAATTGTTAACGAATCGTTGATATCTGTGAcgtatataaaccctaatttcgttttcatgtttctttatCTACGCAGGTGTACGTTAGCCTCCTCCCTCTAATGGCGACTCGTAAGTTTTCTGCAGAGCTTACTTATGATATTGTTGTGTTTACTCTTCTGTGTATTTGACCTTAATGGGATTTGTGGGTAATACGCAGGTCTTCAGTTTGAGAACAACTGCGAAGTTGGTGTCTTTTCCAAACTCACTAATGCCTATTGCTTAGTCGCTATAGGAGGCTCTGAGAACTTTTACAggtaccttttttttttttctctgtaaaGTTTTCAgtattgtttttgcttcttctatttcacttttttgatgtttttggtttgatgatttgTGTAGTGCTTTTGAGTCGGAGTTAGCAGATGTTATCCCTATTGTTAAGACCTCTATTGGAGGAACACGAATTATTGGGCGTCTTTGTGCTGGTTAGCTTTCTCAACTAGCTGTTATATTTTCTTGCTTCAAATCATCGTGATTATTTCATTACTTTAGCGTAGTGAATgtggttttgtgtttcttcGTATAGGAAACAAGAATGGGCTTCTTGTACCTCATACAACAACTGACCAAGGTAATTTTATACTTCTTTCCTCAGATCGTTTCTCATAACAATTAAGAATTGATTGTTTAATACCAGCATGATCCAGTTGTCTGAGATAGAGATTGTAGAGTTTTTGGTGAATATCTTTTATGTAACTTGCCTGAAGCATCTACTCTGCGCCTCTGCCCATACCTGTTTCATTTCAGTTTATGAGTGGACTTTTTATAACTGAATAAGCTTTTGGTGAAGATGATTTTCCTCCTTAACTTGTTGATGATTTTGTAATGTTGCAATATTTATTGAGTCTCTTGTTCTTTTATATTAGAAATCTATATAGGTTTTAGGTCTGTAATTGGTTGCATCTCCTGAGTCctgcttatttttttatgtttactCGTCCAGAGCTTCAACACTTAAGGAACAGTCTACCTGATCAAGTTGTGGTCCAGCGAATTGATGAACGTCTGTCTGCTCTTGGAAATTGCATTGCCTGCAATGACTATGTAGCTCTTGCCCACACCGATCTTGATAAGGTAAAGATTCATGTCatactttatttttctaatgaaaccttttcaaaaacatatactCTTTTCATGACTGGCAAGAAATGGTGAAAGAATAAGTGCGCATTTTTACAAAAGTTAGCAGAAATGTAATTAAGCCTTTGTAATCACCATGAATCTTATatcttctgatgatgatgataacgaTAACAGAGTTGTACGTATGGCGTTTGGTTTGATGCCTCTGgttcttgtgtttttattttgctttgatAGGAAACCGAGGAAATAATAGCGGATGTACTTGGCGTTGAAGTTTTCCGTCAGACAATTGCAGGCAACATTCTCGTGGGCAGTTACTGTGCCCTATCCAACAAAGGTGGAATGGTAAGAGAATGAAAAACATAACTTCCCTTCGGAAATGGATGGCATTGGCATTGGTCTCTCATTAGAATTTGAATGTCTTTTCTCAAATAGGTCCATCCTCACACCTCAGTGGAAGACTTGGAAGAACTCTCAACACTTCTTCAAGTCCCTCTCGTTGCAGGAACCGTGAACCGTGGTAGTGAAGTTATCGCTGCGGGTATGACCGTTAATGATTGGACCTCTTTCTGCGGTTCAGACACAACTGCGACTGAGCTCTCTGTCATAGACAGCATCTTCAAGCTAAGGGAAGCCCAACCCAGCTCTATCGTCGATGAGATGAGGAAGTCATTGATCGATACCtatgtttaaattttgtttgtttggatgACACACACATCCCAACATCGCCAATGTGTCAATGTCAGAAAATTTTCATACTCTACTGTTTGCAAGAATTAgctgttttattttatttttgtgtggttTTTAACAGTTTAAAGGAAATCTGTTGATGTCTCTTTGAATCTTTCTGAGTAAGTGATAAGAAAATTCTCCTTAATACTACacacattttcaattttcaatttgggGTCCACATTAGGTTCAAATTTTAGTGGAGAAGAAACCATTGGTGAATGGATAACGGTTTTGTTCGGTACAAATCCGAATTCTGCAATTATATGTGTGTAGATAAAGTTAACACCTTTTTCGTTTAGATAGTTTGAAGATTAAACTGAAAGTTAGGACCTTTCATTTCCAATCTCTAAACCCATTTCTCTACGATTAGAGAAGCTGAcatcaaaattgaaacttgggaaatttttggatttgttcttcttctatggCAACTGgtaaattttctgtttctctatAACTGATTTATGACTTTTTCTGACTTTGTGTGTTCATTCTTTTAcgttttctgtttgtttgccgggaaacaaaatgaagaagacgatggtGAATTGTCAGCTCGTTACCAGAACACGTTGGATGCATTGTCGTCTTTGATCACAAAACGTGGCCGTTTAGCTAGTAACAACCAATCTCACCGATTCCGTTTGCTCTTTCATTATCTCAAGGTTACAAATCACTTAAGCTTTTTTGTGTGTCGTGCCAAAATTTACGAGgtttttgaaagattcatgaatcTCTTAAAAGGTTCTTGAGCTTGAAGATGCAGTTTCACAAATGAAAATCATTCATGTGGCCGGAACTAAAGGAAAGGTACAGACTTTAAAGTTCCTTGAGATTATGCAATGAAGATTTTCAAGTTTTGTGATCGTTTTGAAGGGATCAACATGTACATTTGCGGAGTCTATTCTTCGTTGTTACGGTCTTCGAACTGGTCTCTTCACATCTCCTCACTTAATCGATGTCCGAGAGAGATTCCGTCTTAACGGGTAAGCTTCTGAAAACATACACTCATCTCAACgattttatcaaagaaaatgttcaaaaacataatttcttGCTTCAGCATTGAGATAAGCCAGGAGAAATTTGTGAACTACTTTTGGTGTTGCTTTCATAAGCTCAAGGTGAGGagtaaaaacagaacattcaTATAGATACCTTTCCGGTTTTTCTGTCTCTCTCATTTCGTTATATGGTTCCACATTAAAGCGCAGGAGAAAACCAGCAATGAGGTTCCAATGCCTACTTATTTCTGCTTCCTTGCTTTATTAGCTTTCAAGATTTTCACAACAGAACAGGTTCTTAAATCTCTTTTCTACTAAGGTAAACTTAACTCATGTGATTTAATTAGACATATATGTCATTGATGGTATGTGCAGGTTGATGTTGTTATACTAGAAGTTGGCTTAGGTGGGAGATTCGATGCGACTAATGTGGTAAGAAAAGTCATTTTTCGTCAGattaagatttgttttacCAGGTTTTGTCACTAACAAAGCATATGTTAATATAGATTCAGAAACCTGTCGTCTGTGGTATTTCTTCTCTAGGGTATGACCATATGGAGATTCTTGGTTAGTCTCTTTTGCGCCATTTTCCCAAAAATGGATCcagtgtgtgtgttttaatcACTCGGTTTTATATATCTAGGATACACACTTGCTGAAATTGCTGCAGAGAAAGCCGGTATCTTCAAGGTGCAGACTAAAAGCTTCCAAGTTATTCGAGTTTCAGTTTCCTTCTTAATTGTTCTCTCTGTTGTAGAGTGGAGTTCCTGCTTTTACAGTGGCTCAACCTGATGAAGCAATGCGTGTACTCAATgaaaaagcttcaaaattGGAGGTAAGGCTTcacaaaacaaccaaatcatTAGATGGTTGAGATGACATAAGGTTATCTATGAATTAGTACTTGTTGTGAAGGTGAATCTTCAGGTGGTGGAACCGTTGGACTCAAGCCAGAGACTCGGGCTTCAAGGCGAACATCAATATCTAAACGCTGGTCTTGCTGTTGCGTTGTGCTCTACATTTCTTAAAGAGATTGGTATTGAGGACAAGAATGGTTTGGATCAGACAGTaagttgaattaaaaaaaacattcttgaGTTGTGAATTTCTTCTGTTAACAAGTAACGGTATTTTCTTACATGAAACAGAACGGTTTACCCGAAAAATTCATCTCTGGATTGTCAAATGCTTATTTGATGGGACGAGCTATGATAGTGCCTGATTCAGAACTCCCTGAAGAGATTGTGTATTACCTTGATGGAGCTCATAGTCCTGAAAGCATGGAAGCTTGCGCTATATGGTTTTCAAAAcagatcaaacaaaaccaagaaagaaaCCAGAAAAGATCAGAGCAggtaaagatttttaaaattgtgtcttaaagatttcaaaaaattcTGAAAAAGTTTTGCTAATGTTGGTATGTAATATGATGCAGATACTCTTGTTCAATTGTATGTCTGTTCGTGACCCGAGTTTGCTTCTTCCGCGATTAAGGAGTAAATGCATTGATCAAGGTGTTTTTAACTGTTTATGTCATGATAGAAACTTTATAAAGATGTTACAAGAAATATCATTTGAGAGTTTTTTCAAATTCTCAGGAGTTGATTTCAAGAGAGCCGTTTTTGTGCCAAACGTATCAGTGTACAACCAAGTGGGATCTTCGACAAACGTTGGCACACGTGTCGAGTCGATGTCGTGGCAGTTCGGTCTTCAGAGGATTTGGGAGAGTTTAGCTCGAGGTGAAGCAAAA from Arabidopsis thaliana chromosome 3, partial sequence includes these protein-coding regions:
- the eIF6A gene encoding Translation initiation factor IF6 (embryo defective 1624 (emb1624); FUNCTIONS IN: ribosome binding, translation initiation factor activity; INVOLVED IN: translational initiation, embryo development ending in seed dormancy; LOCATED IN: nucleolus; EXPRESSED IN: 24 plant structures; EXPRESSED DURING: 15 growth stages; CONTAINS InterPro DOMAIN/s: Translation initiation factor IF6 (InterPro:IPR002769); BEST Arabidopsis thaliana protein match is: Translation initiation factor IF6 (TAIR:AT2G39820.1); Has 941 Blast hits to 941 proteins in 349 species: Archae - 255; Bacteria - 0; Metazoa - 235; Fungi - 146; Plants - 134; Viruses - 0; Other Eukaryotes - 171 (source: NCBI BLink).); the encoded protein is MATRLQFENNCEVGVFSKLTNAYCLVAIGGSENFYSAFESELADVIPIVKTSIGGTRIIGRLCAGNKNGLLVPHTTTDQELQHLRNSLPDQVVVQRIDERLSALGNCIACNDYVALAHTDLDKETEEIIADVLGVEVFRQTIAGNILVGSYCALSNKGGMVHPHTSVEDLEELSTLLQVPLVAGTVNRGSEVIAAGMTVNDWTSFCGSDTTATELSVIDSIFKLREAQPSSIVDEMRKSLIDTYV
- the DFD gene encoding DHFS-FPGS homolog D (DHFS-FPGS homolog D (DFD); CONTAINS InterPro DOMAIN/s: Mur ligase, central (InterPro:IPR013221), Mur ligase, C-terminal (InterPro:IPR004101), Folylpolyglutamate synthetase (InterPro:IPR001645); BEST Arabidopsis thaliana protein match is: DHFS-FPGS homolog B (TAIR:AT5G05980.2); Has 7671 Blast hits to 7667 proteins in 2537 species: Archae - 43; Bacteria - 4845; Metazoa - 167; Fungi - 348; Plants - 132; Viruses - 0; Other Eukaryotes - 2136 (source: NCBI BLink).) — translated: MATEDDGELSARYQNTLDALSSLITKRGRLASNNQSHRFRLLFHYLKVLELEDAVSQMKIIHVAGTKGKGSTCTFAESILRCYGLRTGLFTSPHLIDVRERFRLNGIEISQEKFVNYFWCCFHKLKEKTSNEVPMPTYFCFLALLAFKIFTTEQVDVVILEVGLGGRFDATNIQKPVVCGISSLGYDHMEILGYTLAEIAAEKAGIFKSGVPAFTVAQPDEAMRVLNEKASKLEVNLQVVEPLDSSQRLGLQGEHQYLNAGLAVALCSTFLKEIGIEDKNGLDQTNGLPEKFISGLSNAYLMGRAMIVPDSELPEEIVYYLDGAHSPESMEACAIWFSKQIKQNQERNQKRSEQILLFNCMSVRDPSLLLPRLRSKCIDQGVDFKRAVFVPNVSVYNQVGSSTNVGTRVESMSWQFGLQRIWESLARGEAKSNSKSDSKGKEEEKSFVFSSLPVAVDWLRDNARQSKQVRFQVLVTGSLHLVGDLLRFIKK
- the DFD gene encoding DHFS-FPGS homolog D (DHFS-FPGS homolog D (DFD); CONTAINS InterPro DOMAIN/s: Folylpolyglutamate synthetase, conserved site (InterPro:IPR018109), Mur ligase, central (InterPro:IPR013221), Mur ligase, C-terminal (InterPro:IPR004101), Folylpolyglutamate synthetase (InterPro:IPR001645); BEST Arabidopsis thaliana protein match is: DHFS-FPGS homolog B (TAIR:AT5G05980.2); Has 7708 Blast hits to 7704 proteins in 2536 species: Archae - 43; Bacteria - 4842; Metazoa - 167; Fungi - 350; Plants - 132; Viruses - 0; Other Eukaryotes - 2174 (source: NCBI BLink).), with protein sequence MATEDDGELSARYQNTLDALSSLITKRGRLASNNQSHRFRLLFHYLKVLELEDAVSQMKIIHVAGTKGKGSTCTFAESILRCYGLRTGLFTSPHLIDVRERFRLNGIEISQEKFVNYFWCCFHKLKEKTSNEVPMPTYFCFLALLAFKIFTTEQVDVVILEVGLGGRFDATNVIQKPVVCGISSLGYDHMEILGYTLAEIAAEKAGIFKSGVPAFTVAQPDEAMRVLNEKASKLEVNLQVVEPLDSSQRLGLQGEHQYLNAGLAVALCSTFLKEIGIEDKNGLDQTNGLPEKFISGLSNAYLMGRAMIVPDSELPEEIVYYLDGAHSPESMEACAIWFSKQIKQNQERNQKRSEQILLFNCMSVRDPSLLLPRLRSKCIDQGVDFKRAVFVPNVSVYNQVGSSTNVGTRVESMSWQFGLQRIWESLARGEAKSNSKSDSKGKEEEKSFVFSSLPVAVDWLRDNARQSKQVRFQVLVTGSLHLVGDLLRFIKK
- the DFD gene encoding DHFS-FPGS homolog D (DHFS-FPGS homolog D (DFD); CONTAINS InterPro DOMAIN/s: Folylpolyglutamate synthetase, conserved site (InterPro:IPR018109), Mur ligase, central (InterPro:IPR013221), Mur ligase, C-terminal (InterPro:IPR004101), Folylpolyglutamate synthetase (InterPro:IPR001645); BEST Arabidopsis thaliana protein match is: DHFS-FPGS homolog B (TAIR:AT5G05980.2); Has 7683 Blast hits to 7678 proteins in 2538 species: Archae - 43; Bacteria - 4846; Metazoa - 166; Fungi - 352; Plants - 132; Viruses - 0; Other Eukaryotes - 2144 (source: NCBI BLink).); its protein translation is MATEDDGELSARYQNTLDALSSLITKRGRLASNNQSHRFRLLFHYLKVLELEDAVSQMKIIHVAGTKGKGSTCTFAESILRCYGLRTGLFTSPHLIDVRERFRLNGIEISQEKFVNYFWCCFHKLKEKTSNEVDVVILEVGLGGRFDATNVIQKPVVCGISSLGYDHMEILGYTLAEIAAEKAGIFKSGVPAFTVAQPDEAMRVLNEKASKLEVNLQVVEPLDSSQRLGLQGEHQYLNAGLAVALCSTFLKEIGIEDKNGLDQTNGLPEKFISGLSNAYLMGRAMIVPDSELPEEIVYYLDGAHSPESMEACAIWFSKQIKQNQERNQKRSEQILLFNCMSVRDPSLLLPRLRSKCIDQGVDFKRAVFVPNVSVYNQVGSSTNVGTRVESMSWQFGLQRIWESLARGEAKSNSKSDSKGKEEEKSFVFSSLPVAVDWLRDNARQSKQVRFQVLVTGSLHLVGDLLRFIKK
- the DFD gene encoding DHFS-FPGS homolog D, whose translation is MKIIHVAGTKGKGSTCTFAESILRCYGLRTGLFTSPHLIDVRERFRLNGIEISQEKFVNYFWCCFHKLKEKTSNEVPMPTYFCFLALLAFKIFTTEQVDVVILEVGLGGRFDATNVIQKPVVCGISSLGYDHMEILGYTLAEIAAEKAGIFKSGVPAFTVAQPDEAMRVLNEKASKLEVNLQVVEPLDSSQRLGLQGEHQYLNAGLAVALCSTFLKEIGIEDKNGLDQTNGLPEKFISGLSNAYLMGRAMIVPDSELPEEIVYYLDGAHSPESMEACAIWFSKQIKQNQERNQKRSEQILLFNCMSVRDPSLLLPRLRSKCIDQGVDFKRAVFVPNVSVYNQVGSSTNVGTRVESMSWQFGLQRIWESLARGEAKSNSKSDSKGKEEEKSFVFSSLPVAVDWLRDNARQSKQVRFQVLVTGSLHLVGDLLRFIKK
- the DFD gene encoding DHFS-FPGS homolog D translates to MPTYFCFLALLAFKIFTTEQVDVVILEVGLGGRFDATNVIQKPVVCGISSLGYDHMEILGYTLAEIAAEKAGIFKSGVPAFTVAQPDEAMRVLNEKASKLEVNLQVVEPLDSSQRLGLQGEHQYLNAGLAVALCSTFLKEIGIEDKNGLDQTNGLPEKFISGLSNAYLMGRAMIVPDSELPEEIVYYLDGAHSPESMEACAIWFSKQIKQNQERNQKRSEQILLFNCMSVRDPSLLLPRLRSKCIDQGVDFKRAVFVPNVSVYNQVGSSTNVGTRVESMSWQFGLQRIWESLARGEAKSNSKSDSKGKEEEKSFVFSSLPVAVDWLRDNARQSKQVRFQVLVTGSLHLVGDLLRFIKK